The following coding sequences are from one Nicotiana tomentosiformis chromosome 3, ASM39032v3, whole genome shotgun sequence window:
- the LOC138907659 gene encoding uncharacterized protein — translation MKGIMRFGKKGKPSPRFIGPFEVLRGVGGAAYELALPPSLLGVQPVFHVSMIQRYHVSRSHVLDYNTVHLDENLGYEEKPIAIVDRQVRQLRSRKMFVVQVHWRG, via the coding sequence atgaagggtatcatgaggttcgggaagaagggcaagccaagcccaaggtttataggcccatttgaggtgttgaggggAGTTGGGGGTgctgcttatgagcttgcattgcctcccagtttATTGGGAGTTCAACcggtcttccatgtgtctatgatCCAGAGGTACCATGTAagcaggtcgcatgtgttagattacaaCACAGTTCATCTAGATGAGAACTTGGGCTACGAGGAGAAGCctattgccattgttgacaggcaggttcgccagttgaggtctagGAAGATGTTTGTGGTACAGGTCCATTGGAGGGGTTAA
- the LOC138907660 gene encoding uncharacterized protein, whose amino-acid sequence MSVTDYEARFFELSRHVFMILPTDAERVQRLTACLHYGIQVTISQEVEMGTLYEQVVEIARWIEGFFQWVFGSQGQTQGQSSSAPRGCYECGELGHIRRSCPRFQGKAVEQGHQPMITALATAPAVRPARGSPVCVSTLVGDFVIVDRDYRSCIVTFYIYDTRADLLLLDMTDFRPSWAWTGCLRIMPLMIAMPRLLPWQFQSYLSASSQVISFLKARHMVEKGCLAYLAYVRVTAAGTSMIDSVPVVRQFSDVLPSNLPGMPPDHDINRDRCLELLKDYDITILYHSGKANVVADALSRKAESMGSLAFISTEERPLAWDIQSLANILMREMVLWGGAKEVTIGKDGVLPLQGPLCVPNVDGLREKILEEAHRSRAERTGYPGRAQHNLSSTDGQSERIVQILEDMFRACMIDFGGKWDQFLPLAEFVYNNSYQYNIEMAPFEALYGRRCRSPIGWFKPSEARLYGTDLLKEYVGEGKVDSKASSHSTIQTEELRRSEGA is encoded by the exons agagtgcaaaGGCTTACTGCATGCTTGCATTATGGTATTCAGGTTACTATATCccaagaggttgagatggggactctttacgagcaggttgtggagatagctcggtgGATTGAGG ggttcttccagtgggtattcgggTCCCAGGGTCAGACTCAAGGTCAGTCATCTTCCGCACCAAGAGGTTGCTATGAGTGCGGGGAGCTTGGTCATATTAGGAGATCTTGTCCCAGGTTTCAGGGCAAGGCGGTGGAGCAGGGCCATCAGCCCATGATCACTGCACTAGCTACTGCACCGGCTGTCCGGCCTGCCAGAG GTTCTCCTGTATGTGTGTCCACGCTAGTGGGTGATTTTGTTATCGTGGATCGGGATTACCGGTCCTGTATTGTAACTTTCTATATTTATGACaccagagcggatcttctgttgcttgacaTGACCGACTTTAGgccatcctgggcatggactggctgcCTCCGTATCATGCCATTAATGATCgccatgccaagattgttaccttggcaATTCCAGAGTTACCTAAGtgcatctagtcaggttatctctttcttgaaggctcgacacatggtcgagaagggttgtttggcttatctagcttatgttcgagtTACTGCTGCAGGGACTTccatgattgattcagtgcccgtggtgcgGCAGTTCTCTGATGTGCTTCCTTCTaatctaccaggcatgccaccagatcatgatatcAATAGAGATAG GTGCCTTGAgttattgaaggactatgatattaccatcctttaccattcgggcaaggcgaatgtggttgcggatgcgttgagcagaaaggccgagagtatgggtagtttggcattcatttcaacagaagagaggccattggcttggGATATTCAATCCTTAGCTAACATacttatgag AGAGATGGTACTATggggtggtgccaaagaggttactattgGCAAGGATGGTGTTCTGCCACTCCAGGGTcccctatgtgttcctaatgttgatggcttgagggagaagattctagaggaggcacacagatctcg TGCAGAGCGAACtgggtacccgggtagagctcagcataacctttcatccacagacgggcagtcagagcggatagttcagatcttggaggatatgttcagAGCGTgtatgattgactttggagggaagtgggatcaattcttgcctttAGCCGAGTTTgtttataataacagttatcagtacaacatcgagatggctccatttgaggctttatatggtcggcgatgtcgttcgcctatcggatggtttaagcccagcgaggctaggttatatggcactgatttaTTGAAGGAATAcgttggagaaggtaaagttgattcaaaaGCATCTTCACATAGCACAATCCAGActgaagagttacgcagatcagaaggcgcgtga